In Deferribacteraceae bacterium V6Fe1, one genomic interval encodes:
- a CDS encoding RnfABCDGE type electron transport complex subunit D, whose product MQENKYLVTFSPHERDELMTDKVMMYVVYSLLPAVAVSIYFFGFYALKTYILTILFTLGFEALFQKIRKKPITLSDNSALVTAILLAMNLPPASPWWLILVGSFIAIIVGKQVYGGLGQNPFNPALVARVFLLISWPAQMTYWIKPNPITAGFIFDAVSTATPLGQSKTEILTNGKILTSFNGVSDYFIGFMSGSMGEISAVALLVGAAFLMYKKIISWHTPFSYIISFMVIIVPYWLLNPDKSLNPIVHLFTGGLMLGAFYMATDMVTSPVTKKGQIIFGIGCGVLTAIIRLFGGYPEGVSFAILIMNAFVPLIDFYIRPKSFGEATNA is encoded by the coding sequence ATGCAGGAAAATAAATATTTAGTCACATTTTCTCCACACGAAAGGGACGAATTGATGACCGATAAGGTCATGATGTATGTAGTATATTCTTTACTGCCGGCAGTTGCTGTTTCCATCTATTTTTTTGGTTTTTATGCACTAAAAACATATATTTTGACAATCCTTTTTACACTTGGCTTTGAGGCTTTGTTTCAGAAAATCAGAAAAAAGCCCATCACCCTTTCAGATAACAGTGCCTTGGTTACCGCAATATTGCTGGCAATGAATCTCCCCCCTGCAAGCCCTTGGTGGCTTATACTTGTGGGTAGTTTTATTGCTATCATAGTTGGTAAGCAAGTTTACGGCGGATTAGGTCAAAATCCTTTCAACCCAGCACTTGTCGCGAGGGTATTTTTACTGATTTCATGGCCGGCACAAATGACTTATTGGATTAAACCAAATCCGATTACGGCAGGTTTTATCTTTGATGCCGTTTCAACTGCTACCCCATTGGGGCAGTCTAAGACTGAGATATTGACAAATGGTAAGATTTTAACCTCATTTAACGGTGTATCGGATTATTTTATAGGATTTATGAGTGGCTCAATGGGTGAGATTTCTGCTGTTGCACTTTTGGTAGGTGCGGCATTTTTAATGTACAAAAAGATTATTTCTTGGCATACACCGTTTAGCTATATTATCTCATTTATGGTTATAATTGTTCCATATTGGCTTTTAAATCCCGATAAGTCATTAAATCCTATTGTTCACTTATTTACAGGTGGACTTATGTTAGGTGCTTTTTATATGGCGACTGATATGGTGACAAGTCCTGTTACAAAAAAAGGACAAATTATATTTGGAATAGGCTGTGGGGTATTGACAGCAATAATAAGATTGTTTGGCGGATATCCGGAAGGTGTGTCATTTGCTATACTTATTATGAATGCGTTTGTCCCTTTGATAGATTTTTATATAAGACCTAAGAGTTTTGGCGAGGCTACCAATGCGTGA
- a CDS encoding RnfABCDGE type electron transport complex subunit G — translation MRDNNFKMVLVLTIIAAISAFILSFVYSSTKDKIADAYRQEFLRALVKVLPKYDNEPDKDVQSVEGKNVYVAKKDGQIVAYAVKTTSNKGYGGDIDVLLGVSMDGKITGIEIIKHAETPGLGSKIETETFKQSFKGLTVNDKIAVKKDGGVIDQFSGATISPRAVSEAVSSGLKFITEKVLEK, via the coding sequence ATGCGTGATAATAATTTTAAAATGGTTTTGGTTTTAACGATAATTGCAGCTATTTCAGCATTTATTTTGTCTTTTGTCTATTCTTCTACAAAAGATAAAATAGCTGATGCATACAGACAGGAATTTTTAAGAGCTTTAGTTAAAGTGCTGCCAAAGTATGACAATGAGCCTGATAAAGATGTTCAATCAGTTGAAGGTAAAAATGTTTATGTTGCAAAGAAGGACGGTCAGATTGTCGCCTATGCCGTTAAGACAACAAGCAATAAAGGGTATGGCGGCGATATAGATGTATTACTTGGCGTTTCTATGGATGGAAAAATAACGGGTATCGAAATAATTAAGCACGCTGAGACACCCGGCTTAGGCAGTAAAATAGAAACAGAAACTTTTAAACAAAGCTTTAAAGGGTTGACAGTTAATGATAAAATCGCAGTTAAAAAAGACGGTGGTGTTATTGACCAATTTAGCGGAGCTACAATAAGTCCAAGGGCGGTATCTGAAGCTGTTTCTTCAGGGCTTAAGTTTATCACCGAAAAAGTATTGGAGAAGTGA
- a CDS encoding electron transport complex subunit E, which translates to MSILSVFKDGFWKNNAVFKQVLGMCPTLAVTTSAINGIAMGFASTAVLICSNFVVSLVKNIIPSKVRIPAYIVIIASFVTVIDLVMNAYVHDIHKVLGLFIPLIVVNCVILGRAESFASKNTPVSSVFDGLGIGLGFTFALFILGSVREILGNGSILGFALTGDWFKPAVVMILPPGAFIALGFILFIINYIEDRKKIKNAPKEHCSVG; encoded by the coding sequence ATGTCTATACTTTCAGTTTTTAAAGATGGATTTTGGAAAAACAATGCGGTTTTTAAGCAGGTATTGGGGATGTGTCCTACTCTTGCGGTTACAACATCTGCTATTAACGGTATAGCTATGGGGTTTGCTTCTACAGCTGTCTTGATATGTTCAAATTTTGTAGTTTCTTTGGTTAAAAATATTATTCCTTCTAAGGTAAGGATTCCTGCGTATATTGTAATAATCGCAAGTTTTGTAACTGTTATTGATTTGGTTATGAATGCATATGTGCATGATATCCATAAAGTGTTGGGGCTTTTTATACCGCTTATCGTTGTCAACTGTGTTATTTTGGGACGTGCCGAAAGCTTTGCATCAAAAAACACACCGGTTTCTTCTGTTTTTGATGGGCTTGGTATTGGACTTGGATTTACATTTGCTCTGTTTATTCTTGGCAGTGTAAGGGAAATCTTGGGTAATGGCAGCATATTGGGGTTTGCTTTGACCGGAGATTGGTTTAAGCCTGCGGTTGTGATGATTTTACCCCCGGGTGCTTTTATAGCCCTTGGATTTATACTATTTATCATAAACTATATCGAAGATAGAAAAAAAATAAAAAATGCTCCTAAAGAGCATTGTTCGGTAGGGTAG
- the rsxA gene encoding electron transport complex subunit RsxA yields MSGLILIFISAVLVNNFVLSRFLGICPFFGVSKQLETAIGMSMAVTFVMTVAGIVTWIIQYTVLNPFNLSYLQTIVFILVIAALVQLVEMVIEKTSPALYASLGIFLPLITTNCAILGAALLNIQFQYNFVQMLVFTIGSSIGFGLALILFAGIRERIDLSDVPKYFRGLPVAFITAGILALAFMGFSGLVK; encoded by the coding sequence ATGTCAGGGCTTATATTAATCTTTATCAGTGCAGTTTTAGTTAATAACTTTGTTCTTAGCAGATTTTTGGGGATATGCCCTTTCTTTGGGGTTTCAAAGCAGCTTGAGACAGCTATTGGGATGAGTATGGCTGTTACATTTGTAATGACAGTAGCAGGTATTGTTACTTGGATTATTCAATATACAGTCTTAAACCCATTTAATCTATCGTATCTGCAGACAATCGTTTTTATACTTGTTATAGCTGCTTTGGTGCAGTTAGTTGAGATGGTCATTGAAAAGACATCTCCCGCACTTTATGCAAGTCTTGGAATCTTTTTACCTTTGATAACAACTAACTGTGCGATACTTGGAGCAGCTTTGTTAAATATTCAATTTCAATATAATTTTGTACAGATGCTGGTATTTACGATTGGCTCTTCCATTGGCTTTGGCTTGGCATTGATACTTTTTGCAGGGATAAGGGAAAGGATTGATTTATCCGATGTCCCAAAATATTTTAGAGGATTGCCTGTCGCTTTTATTACTGCGGGGATACTTGCTCTTGCTTTTATGGGATTTAGCGGACTTGTAAAATAG
- a CDS encoding RnfABCDGE type electron transport complex subunit B, which produces MIDAVITLSTTGFVAGLGLLYASKKFAVEKDPKIAEVGEILPGANCGGCGFPGCSALAEAIVKGKAAPTSCPVGGSELAEKIAAILGVEVGATVKNVARVRCRGGSDKCPEKYEYYGPSDCHSITLLSGGIKQCTYGCVGGGSCVKACSFDAIYMGADKIPVVVEDKCTACGMCVKACPRNLIELLPVDKKFVVNCRSMDKGADTKKACAVGCIACRLCIKNCPENAIDMDGNVAKINPEKCVNCGKCEEVCPTKAINSY; this is translated from the coding sequence ATGATAGATGCTGTAATAACATTGAGTACAACCGGTTTTGTGGCAGGTTTAGGTTTACTTTATGCATCCAAAAAGTTTGCTGTGGAAAAAGACCCGAAAATCGCTGAAGTAGGTGAAATTTTACCGGGGGCAAACTGCGGGGGATGTGGTTTTCCCGGTTGTTCCGCTTTGGCTGAAGCTATTGTCAAAGGGAAAGCCGCGCCTACTTCTTGTCCTGTTGGCGGATCTGAGCTTGCGGAAAAGATTGCTGCAATTCTCGGGGTAGAAGTAGGGGCGACAGTAAAAAATGTAGCAAGGGTGAGATGTCGTGGCGGCAGCGATAAATGCCCGGAGAAATATGAATATTACGGACCTTCTGATTGCCACAGCATTACACTTTTGTCTGGTGGGATAAAGCAGTGCACGTATGGCTGTGTCGGTGGTGGGAGCTGTGTAAAAGCATGCAGTTTTGATGCCATATATATGGGTGCAGACAAGATCCCTGTTGTAGTGGAAGATAAGTGTACAGCCTGTGGGATGTGTGTTAAGGCATGCCCGAGAAATTTGATTGAGCTTTTGCCTGTGGATAAAAAATTTGTAGTTAATTGCAGGTCGATGGATAAAGGGGCTGATACTAAAAAGGCGTGTGCTGTCGGATGTATTGCTTGCAGACTTTGTATTAAAAACTGTCCGGAAAATGCCATAGATATGGATGGCAATGTGGCAAAGATAAACCCTGAAAAGTGTGTTAATTGCGGTAAATGTGAAGAGGTCTGCCCTACCAAGGCGATTAATAGTTATTAA